One genomic segment of Xyrauchen texanus isolate HMW12.3.18 chromosome 5, RBS_HiC_50CHRs, whole genome shotgun sequence includes these proteins:
- the LOC127643895 gene encoding uncharacterized protein LOC127643895, translating into MAYADQAVNDIIFKRKRNSRKIEELYLQGKHISIEDLKKTDCLRREQIFQYLSKDIPEIPTKYFIPAYPTPVEFHITEVAHVTNKTRLPRIWESKGFKGLDEKSFSWWSLKINEENIREAEERYLEKEFPDRTSEQRASQQNFLHLFTTSPSFLNDRSRFGNFRFTFPVTELMDTYRKQICNGEDPILRVFETIIYKQEIVYVVLVHSPEMNQKFQDFPELKSSSFITYDEGKIIWKAQAICETHTFELVKDHETKMATTEMAYSEEFYVWDHVSLAFHIDTVLDFPKRRLKESITCCEIDEDIKLSNGEICSLEEAEKICEALEEDDKEEKYEPGDENEMKHMF; encoded by the exons ATGGCATATGCTGATCAAGCTGTAAATGAC ATCATCTTCAAACGAAAAAGAAATTCACGCAAAATAGAAGAGTTATATCTTCAAGGAAAACACATTAGTATAGAAGACCTGAAAAAGACAGATTGTTTAAGACGAGAACAGATATTTCAATATCTGTCAAAAGACATCCCAGAGATTCCAACCAAATATTTCATTCCTGCGTATCCAACACCAGTTGAATTTCACATCACAGAGGTGGCTCATGTCACTAACAAGACCAGACTTCCAAGGATTTGGGAGTCAAAGGGATTCAAGGGTCTTGATGAGAAGTCATTCTCCTGGTGGAGCCTAAAGATTAATGAAGAGAACATAAGAGAAGCTGAAGAGCGTTATCTAGAGAAAGAGTTCCCAGACAGAACTTCAGAACAAAGAGCAAGTCAGCAGAACTTCCTACATTTATTCACCACATCACCCTCTTTCCTAAATGACAGGTCACGCTTTGGAAACTTTCGCTTTACGTTTCCTGTGACTGAACTGATGGACACATACAGGAAACAGATCTGTAACGGAGAAGATCCAATTCTCAGAGTCTTTGAGACCATCATTTACAAGCAGGAGATTGTGTATGTTGTTCTCGTTCACAGTCCTGAGATGAATCAGAAGTTTCAAGATTTTCCAGAGCTCAAATCCAGCTCATTCATTACTTATGATGAAGGTAAAATCATCTGGAAAGCACAAGCcatttgtgaaacacacacatttgAGCTGGTAAAAGATCATGAGACCAAAATGGCCACAACAGAAATGGCTTATTCAGAAGAGTTTTATGTCTGGGATCATGTTAGCCTGGCCTTTCACATTGATACTGTCCTTGATTTCCCTAAAAGAAGGCTAAAAGAAAGCATTACTTGTTGCGAAATAGATGAAGACATAAAGCTTTCAAATGGAGAAATCTGCTCCCTTGAAGAAGCTGAGAAAATTTGTGAAGCTTTGGAAGAGGACGACAAAGAAGAAAAGTATGAACCTGGAGATGAGAATGAAATGAAACACATGTTCTAG
- the LOC127643897 gene encoding uncharacterized protein LOC127643897, with protein sequence MAHADQAVNDIIFKRRTNARNKEELYLQGQHISIEDLKRADGIKGKPAIFKYLSKDIPEIPTNYVIPAYPTPVEFHITEVARVTNKTGLPMIWESKGFKGLGENSFSWWSLKINEENIREAEERYLEKEFPDRTSEQRANQQNFLRSFTTSPCFLNDRSRYGNFRFTFPVTELMDTYRKQICNGEDPILRVFETVIYKKEIMYVVLVHSPEMNQKFQDFPELKSSSFITYDEGKIIWKAQAICETHKWKLVKDHESKMATKVDVHSEEFYVWDHVSLAFHIDSVLEFPKIRLKESITCCKIDEDINLSNGESCSLEEAEKIWEALEEDDKE encoded by the exons ATGGCACATGCTGATCAAGCTGTAAATGac ATCATCTTCAAACGGAGAACAAATGCACGTAACAAAGAAGAGTTATATCTTCAAGGACAACACATTAGTATAGAAGACCTGAAAAGGGCAGATGGTATAAAAGGAAAACCGGCGATATTTAAATATCTGTCAAAAGACATCCCAGAGATTCCAACCAATTATGTCATTCCTGCGTATCCAACACCAGTTGAATTTCACATCACAGAGGTGGCTCGTGTCACTAACAAGACCGGACTTCCAATGATTTGGGAGTCAAAGGGATTCAAGGGTCTTGGTGAGAATTCATTCTCCTGGTGGAGCCTAAAGATTAATGAAGAGAACATAAGAGAAGCTGAAGAGCGTTATCTAGAGAAAGAGTTCCCAGACAGAACCTCAGAACAAAGAGCAAATCAGCAGAACTTCCTACGTTCATTCACCACATCACCCTGTTTCCTAAATGACAGGTCACGCTATGGAAACTTTCGCTTTACGTTTCCTGTGACTGAACTGATGGACACATACAGGAAACAGATCTGCAATGGAGAAGATCCAATTCTCAGAGTCTTTGAGACCGTCATTTACAAGAAGGAGATTATGTATGTTGTTCTCGTTCACAGTCCTGAGATGAATCAGAAGTTTCAAGATTTTCCAGAGCTCAAATCCAGCTCATTCATTACTTATGATGAAGGTAAAATCATCTGGAAAGCACAAGCCATTTGTGAAACACACAAATGGAAGCTGGTAAAAGATCATGAGAGCAAAATGGCCACAAAAGTAGACGTTCATTCAGAAGAGTTTTATGTCTGGGATCATGTTAGCCTGGCCTTTCACATTGATTCTGTCCTTGAATTCCCTAAAATAAGgctaaaagaaagcattaccTGTTGCAAAATAGATGAAGACATAAACCTTTCAAATGGAGAAAGCTGCTCCCTTGAAGAAGCTGAGAAAATTTGGGAAGCTTTGGAAGAGGATGACAAAGAATAA